GGCCTTCCTGACACAGAAGTAAGCGCTTCATCTTCTTGGATGACCAGGACTTTGGCCAAGACTGAATTTCCATCACTAGAGACTCAACTTACAAACTTGTGCATGAATGTCATTATTATTGACACATGGTGGccaaaacaacccaaatgtccatcagtggatgaacagATGAGTAGAATGTGCTCCATTCATCCGAGGGAACATTgtttggaaataaaaaagaatgacggAGACATCTCTGGTGGCAGAGgggatgagaatctgcctgccagtgcaaaggacacaggtttgatccctggtccgggaagatccacGTGgctctgagcaactaagcctgtgcgccacagcttctgagcctgcgctctagagccctcGAGCTGCAATTCTGGAAGCCCGCACACCTTAGAGCCTGCGCTTTGCAAtcagagaagccacggcaatgagaagcctgtgtactacaaccaagacccagcacggccaaaaattaatgaattaattttttttaaaaaaacaggagtGAAGGACTGCCATGCATGAACCTTCAAAACATCACACAAAGTGAGAGAAGTCAGTCACCTGGGACCGCATATTTTATGATTGCCCTTatttgaaatgtccagaacagacaACTCTAGACAGATGGGAAACAGCCTGGCGGTTGCCTAGGGCAGAGGGTGGAACGGAAGGGATGACCACGAGTGTggatttccttttggtttctctttCATTTGGGGCTAATGCAAAAATTCTGTCAAAATCACTGTTAAAGACACGCAGCTCTGAATAGACTAAAAGCCAATGAACTGTACACCTTAATGCATGGGAATTACATCTTGCTAAGGCTGTTACCCAACTCTGAACCTAATCTACGCTTCTCTGCATTTCTGCGATTAAGGGACCTCTTTCCACACTCCCTGCCACACACCTCCCTATACGTCCCCAAGAACACAGacttacatgaaaaagaaaaggaggcacAAGAACAGGCACAGCAGGGCCATGGCGCCAGCGCCTCCAAGAGCCCCAGCGACCAGGAATGCAGGCTTCCCTGCAGGGAAGACGGCCAGGAGATGATCACGCTCCCAAGATTCAGTCTCTTGCCCTCCCGCCTCCTTGCAGAACTTTCTGGAGAGCCTCTTCAGGCCTGAGAAGGAGCCTCCTGTCCTAAAAAGCACCTTCTGCCCtgaccccagcccctctccccgccAAGTATCATCTTCTAGGATCATAACTCCTGCCCCTCTAAGCCTCTTCCCCTCCAACAGACTCCTGACCTGGCAGCAGCAGGACAGACCCGCTCCGGGCCCCATGGATGTTCAGAGCCTCGCAGCTGAGGCTGAGGCCGGAGCTGAGCCCTTCGTGGAGGCTCAGGGAGCCGTTGGCCCAGGGCCCAGCGGAGCTGGAGGTGACCTTGAAGGAGGCATTGCTGAAGTTCCCCTCCAGCAGCCCTTCGCCCAGCCGCCAGCGCAGGGAGGGGGCCGGCCGAGCTTGGGAGGAGCAGCTGCAGCGCAGACCCTCATCCTCCTGGGAGCAGGAGGGGCCCAGCAGCTCTGGGGGGGCTGtggggagagatgggagggatcaggggcacccctcccctccctggaaccccgatgtccttctccaggggatcccacACTCACAGAACACGAAGAGGCCCAGGGAGGAATTTTGGGAGCCCAGCGGGTTCTGAGCCCGGCAGCTGAGCTCTGCTTCTGTAGTTCCTGAATACGGCAGCTCCAGGAccccggtgctggagatgggGGTAGACTCCAGGGTGGGAGACACTTGGAACCAGCTCAGTTGTGCAGGGGGGTTGCTGTCAGCAACACACAGCAGCTGCAGCGCCTGGCCCTCTGAGATGAGAATAGAGGCGGTGTTCTGCAGAATCTTGACGGCTTTGGGGGAAAGCACAGCGGGAGAGCTGGGGAAGGCTGaggtctcctcctccctccttcccaggaTCTCCTGGCCTCACTGTCTCCTCCCCAGGCCAGCCAGCTGGGTTCCCTATGGTCCCAGGGCTGGACTTTCCACCCTAAGCAGGCTGAGCCAATGTGTCTGGGCCTCGTATCTTCAGGGGAGGCTTGGTGTCTCAAAGGGACAGGCCTGGGCTGTTTGGTGGAAAGAAAACCCAGAGCCTCAAGGCTTGAGATGTTGATTCACTGAAGGCAATAGGGGATAGGACTAAGGAGGCTTTTGTGGAAGAAAGCCACATAATAGAACCATGGTGAAGGAAATGGGCCTTGAAcagggtgtgtgagtgtgtaaatgtgtggggtgtatgtgtgtgtgcctgtgtgtatgcgtgcatgAGTGCACGTGTCTATGTCCatgagtgtatgtgtgcatgGTGGGTGCCTGTGCTGTGGGTATaactctgtgtatatgtgtacatgtgtgatgtgatgtgtatgtgcctgtgtgtatggGCGTTTCTGTGCGTGTCTCAGTGAATGTTCATGTGTatgtattctgtgtgtgtgcctgtgtgtgtgagtctctgtgtgtACTGCATGTCTGTGTGGTCTAGTGCATgggaggtggggcggggtggggattTTCTCCTTGCTCTTCCCATATCTGATCACATTCAAGcccaaccccccaccccttgGAGGTGGTCCCAGGAGCAGGACCCAGCCCTGGAGAGGAGAGGTCCTGTCCTACCTGTGATGTTTCTGAAGGAGAGGCTGATGCGGAGGTTCCTCGGGGCATCTGGGGCAGAAAGACATGGGGTTGCTGCAGAGGGAGGAGTGGGATGGAAACTGACCAGCACCACAAGAGGGAAACCAGGAAGGGGGGGGGCCTGTCCTTCACGGCCACTCCCCACCTCAGCTCCCAGGGCACAGACCCATAGAAGAGTGGGTTGGCCTTCTctctacacactcacacacacacacagaccccacCACCCTCAGGGACCCCGCCACCCCTCCACGCTCACAGGAGACGTTGAGTTGGACGGTTCTCTCCAGGGTCACCTGCGCTCCCAGGAGTGTCACCCGACAGGTGAGGTTGGTGCCGTGGTCCTGGGGCCTCGGGGTGAGGGTGAGCTCCGAAGAGTGGAGGGTGTCTGGATTCATGGCATCAAGGGTGTCCCCCGCCCAGGAAAACAGGAGATAGTGTGACTGACCACAAGCTAGCGACAGGCTGCAGGTCAGAGATGTGCGGCGGCCGGACTCCAGAGGCTCCAGGAACTGGATGTCGGGTTTCTCTGGAGAAAAggagatgaggagacagagggagaTGCCTGGACGCAGGGGAGTGGGGACCCAGAGGGTCAGGGTCACAACTCATTCCCAGTTCTGAGTTTCTCCTGAACCCTCAAACCCCAAGACCTGGAGCAGGGAGGGCTCCTATACCCCATTCCCGTTCTAATAGAGGAGTCTCCACAGGCCAGGGTCCTCTCCTGGGGCCCCTGTCACACCTGTCAccttcaagttcagcttcttctcTCTGTAACTGTACTTCACATTACGTCCTCTCTCCACTCGCAAGTAGTAGACTCCTGAGTCACTCAGCCTGGCCTCTTGGATGCTCAGGGAGCAGTCGTTGTCCCTGGGGTCCCCGACGAGGTGGAATCGGCCCTGGGTCTCTGACTTCACTCGTTTCTTTCGGTCGTTTGTGGCCACAGCATCACTGTAATGGGGGTCTCCTTCCCGGAACCAGTAGATGAAGGGTTCGTCAGAGGAATGCCTGGAATTTCCGGAACTCCAGGGATAGGAGAAGGAGCAGGGCACGAGGATGTCCATGCACGCCTGCACCACCACTGATTCCTGCACTCGGAGCTCATACCCTTGAAGCTCCTGCAGGGACCCTGGGGGACACAGAGGCTCAGCGGcagctccagcccctccccacgcTTGACCCCCTCCTCCATCCGTCAGCCctgttccccacccctcccccactcacCCCCCCAcagcaggggcagcagcagcagcaagggcacCATGTCGGCATCCACCAGCACAGAGCCAGTTCAGGTCCCTCTGCGGGGGAGGGAAGTGCCCCAAATGTGGGGAGGGAACGAGGAAGCCCCAACAGGAAGCCAGAGGGTGACGGAGACAGAGCCTTGGCCAAGCACAGAAGGGGAACTTGGACGCCCCAGGCCATGGAGGAGGGGCGGCCCTGAGAAGGCAGAAcgtcccacccctccaccccacacCCCACGCCGCAGTGGGAgatcctgaggcccccagaggccGAGAGGCTTCACCGCACGTGGCTCTGACATGACCACCCGTCCAGTGATGCTCAGGTCCACGGTGGGATCCCCCAGCAGCCGGCACAACCAGAAAAGAGAAACGGGCTCCAGCCCTGGTCATCGGGTGGGACCAACCCTGCAACACAGAAACTCTGGACTTTCCGgaaaagaacactgaaagattTCTCAAAACCATTCAGACTTGGGCAGGAGGACTCACACACGGTGGAGGGTGGAACCCAGGAAGGAAAGCTGAGCGTGTAAAGCTCCTTTGCCCAGAAGGGTTTCCAGAACAGGGCACACGGGCTGTGCGTCTTCATGGATCTGAGGGTCTGTGCGACCAGCCGACCCGGAAACAGGCCCACGCAAAGTGGGGTGGTAAAGGAAGAACTTTGCCCATTCAGCTGGGACCCCAAAGTCCAGACCTCACACAGAAACACAGTTCACGACCCCTCACTCTGGATGGCCTTCTTTTCAAAGCCACAGGAAGGTTTAAGTCATGTATGGAAAAAACCTGTGAACTTGCTGCCCTTTCAGGAAAAAATTCTTTAAGTTTCACAAGTTTGACTATGATCATAAATGTTTTAGACACTTCCAGGAAGAAGCGATGGGACTGACGGAAAGTTTATTTTATAGTTagatagaaatattaatatattttttacttttttaaactacAGAAACAAACGGAAATGTCCGTCAATCAATCGTGCCAGTGGAAATAATGTATCTTCTTTCTACTCTATTTTCGACATAATATAATTAATCTTACTTCCTcgtacaatgggcttccctgctagctcagatggtaaagaatctgccctcagtgtgaagaccagggttcgattcctgggtcaggaagatcccatggagaagggaatgcaacccactacagtatccttgcttggagaattacatggacagagggctcttacaggctacagtccatgggatcacaaagagtcaaacacagctaaCTAACACTTTATTAGTAGACTATTCATATTAATTAATATACATGATTATTCTCCTAAAACGAGGCAATCAAAGAGGATCAGACCAAAAGTATGGGGAACAGGTGTTATGCAGGTGTGATAGGTGTGTCTGACTTCTGAGAAAAGTGGTATGGTGGCCCAGTGCTTAgcactctgcactctcactgcctctggcccagcttcaatccctggtctgggaactaagactccacaaGCCCTAGAGcatggatgttaaaaaaaaaaaattaaaaaaggaagaaagaaaaatagtgtgCAATATATGTCTTATCTTTTGGTTTTCAGCATTTTATGCTCTGTGATTGATTACATAGATTTCTCATTCAAAAGAAACTCAGATGTGATGTGCCTGTGATATTGAGACTTTTAGGAAATATGTATTTGGCCTCCATCCACAATTCCTGGCTCACAGATTCATGAGTTCTTGGAATTTACTGACTGATAAGAGATATGGCAGCTTCTTTGTTCATTTGCTCTTTGTTCTCAGTCCCTGAAAACACTTCAGGGCCGCACCAGAGACCTGGGGGTCACATTTTGTATTTGGGAGCCATGTCTGTATTGTATTCGGTgacactgttttttgttttttcctaaggAGGGATCCGAACCCTTGAGTCAATGTCAGGCTCCACAGAACCCTGGACTGGCCCTGCCCAGGGTCCAGGTGAACAAGAGGGGACGAGCTCTCTCCTTCACTCCTCACCTGTTGTGGGAGCATTGCTGGACAAGCAGGCACTGGAGAAGGCCAGGAGCCACAGGGCTGTGCAGCACACCTTCACAGCGGCTGGTGTCCAGCAAATGTCAAGCTGGGACGGTCAGAGGACAGGAAACAAGCGGTGCTGGTGAGCACGTGGGGGAAGGGAAGCCCTGGGCCCTGCTGGCGGGAGTGTGAGCTGGCGCAGCCACTATGGGGAACGCTGCAGGTTCCTCTAAACTAGAAATAGAGCCTCAGGCACTTTCGCTTTGGGGcctttcaagaaaatgaaagtggcaatttgaaaagatacatgcaccccacgTTCATGGAAGCGCTATGTACATTATTGAAGACTTGGAAACAACTTCCATATCCAATGATAAGAGAATGAGTAAAGAGACTGCGGTGTGTGCATACCAGTGATCATTCTTCAGCTATAAAAGAGGAGGAAATCCTGCCTTTACAATACATCGATGGTACGCGAGGGCATTAGGGTAATGAAGTACATTAGACAGGGGAagaatactgtatgatctcacagGTAggtgaaactgaaaaataaacaagcaacatAAAGTCATAGATAAAGAGAAATAACTGGTGGTCCTCAGAGGTAGAGAGTGGAGTCTATGGCAAAACTGGCAAAAGTGGTCAGAAGGTACACATTTCcgggaataaaataaataagtcatggacaTGTAATGTACATCATGGTGACTATATTTAACATGTTTAGGGACACTAATACAGTTAACACAACTgaactgtatatttgaaagttgccaaAAGATTagatcttaaaatttctcatcacaAAAAGGTCTATTTTTAGCCTTATCGATATAAATGTTAATTAGGCACatttggtgatcattttgtaatatgtacatatattaaatcattacattgtacaccTGAACCGGACACAGTGTTATACCTGGATCTCAGAGAGAATACATGTCTAGGTatgtaaaacatttgaaaaacatcAAGCTGAGGGCTTAGATTAGAGTAGTCCAAAGCTAAGAGAGTGTTCCCTGCTTGACAGGCTCCACTGGCCTTTCAACACCTGCATAATCAATTGCTTATGCTACAGTTCCTCTGTGGAAATATACAATACATAGTGTGGCTTCTAGTGTGGCTGCTGGCCCTGATTTACTGATTAAATCTCCAGAGATGAAAACAATGAACACTGGATGATTGCAAATGCCTTTGTGATAAAATTCACAGTGCattggaaataaaagagaaattccCTAAAAAGATGAAGGGTGTCTTTAGGAAACATCATAGTTAAGAGAGTAGCATAGGTTCCACCCTAGCAAGTCATTAAATATCGGTAAAAGTTATaacaattgaaaggaaaaaagacagattTATGTTCATAACAGTTCTGCATGTTGAAAAATCCAAAAGTTTATACAGATCCATTTAGAGGTTTAACAAGAGAGCACAATGACTTGAGACAAATTCCAATTTGAAAAATCCTTTgcagacttccctgtggtccagtgatcAAGCATCTGCCTTCTAAGGCAAGGGAtgggaatttgatccctggtaagggaaccaAGGTCCCACAAGCCTTGCAACTCGGCCAAAAAAGATCAATTACTTTCTCATTTCACAGTAATATAAAACAGTATGAGAGCCATTGACAGTTGCATCAGAAATTAGGATATACCTGGAATCGATCTAACATTTAGAAAGGTATACAACAAAAGGATATACAAAACCTCAGTGGAGAAAATTACAAATCTGTCTTGAAGGACattaaagatacaaataaatgggaaaatacaCCACATTTGggatttgaaaaaagaatataattatcTATTCTACTCAAAATAATGTGCAGAATCAAAACGTATGTCACCACATCCCAAGTGGACATCTGTGGAACTCAGTAACTCCACTGTAAGATTTGTAAGGAAGCAGACATTTCAAGGATGGCAAGGGTACCTTGCAAAGAACAACGTGTGAGGCCTGGCTCTGCAAGTTGTGAAGATACATTACAGCCTGCCtgcttgcttagttgctcagtcgtgtctgtctctttgccatcccattgactgtagcccacaagactcctcggtccatgggattgtccaggcaagaatactgggttgggttgccattctcttctccagggtatattaCAGCTTAGTACAACAAAACTTTTGGACTGAAAAAGGGATAGTCCAGTAgcccagtggaacagaatagggaacctagaaataaacccCAACCACAGGAAGCGTCATGTGTAATAGCAAAGGTGATAGAAAGAAGTGACAAAGAGATAGGCGTTTCAATCACTCTGTGGGCGACAGGGGATCTGAAGCCAGTCAAGTGAAACTGCACCCCTAGCTCATATGGGAACCAAAATCAAGTGCAGATGGGCTGAGACCTATTTAGAGAGACAAACAGCAGAGCTGCTGCAAGGTACTGTGACAGGTATCTCCATGAGCTGCAGTGGGGCAGGATTCCCGAACAGCACAGGAAGAACACCATCTCTAAGAGAGACGCTGAAATCTCGAGCTGGATTAAAATGAAGAACTCTTCATAACAGACATCCCTGGGAGTGCCAAATTGAAAGCCATCAGGTAGAAGATGCtgatgacacagataaccatcaaAGTAACAGTAGCCAAAATACGAGTTTCTAAAATGCCTAAGGtcaaagaaatatacagaaatgGGCCCCAATGAGCAGGACTTTCATCGAGGACAATGTATAAGGAGACCGTCAAGGAATGGAAAGCTGCCCCCCATCACTGCAGCCAGGAACCTGCACGTTAAGACACTAATAGGGTATGACTACACGTGCTCCAAGTAGCCAGCTATTACAGTCTCTCAAAACCCCAACTGCTGGGAAAGTGTGGAGCAGTGGTTGTTGAAATGTAAGTTGGCCCACACATTGGAGAGGAAAGCAGCTTCATACGGCTAGCCAAGCTTGTTCTTACATGAGGACCCAACACTTCCCCTGCTTGGATGCATGTTCTAGAGCAGCCATGACGAATGGTGGCCAATCCCCACATGTGGCAATTGAAGGGTTTAAAGACAGTTGTAAGGCTGGGTGTTGGGAGGGGCCACACGAAGTGCTGTTAGGTTAAACGACCCTGGGTTTCCAGATTTAGTACAAGAAAATGAATGTAGATGATTTGGGGCCCAATTCCAATGCGTCTGTCAGTTCGACTACATCACGCACAACCAATTCTGAGACACCAGCAGTGCATCTCAGAATTCAACTCAGCTCAATCCAACTCACTGTTGACACTGTCCACCTGTAAATAGCATCACATCCCACAAgacttcagtccttccagactGCCCCTCCAGTTTCATACGGCTGTTTCACATCCAGATTGTCACATGTACACCTGATCTGCTGGTTacacatgattcagttcagttcagtcactttgtcatgtccaattctttgagatcccatggactgcagcacgccagtcctccctgtccatcaccaactcccagagtttactcagactcatgcccattgaatcagtgatgccatccaaccatctcatcctctgttgtctccttctcctccagccttcaatcttttccagcatcagggctttcccagtgagtcagttccttgcatcagatggttaaagtattggggtttcagcttcagcatccatgctttcaatgaatattgaggactgatctcctttaggatggactggctggatctccttgcagtccaaggactctcaagagtcttccccaacaccacaatacaaaagcatcaattcttcagcagtcagctttctttatggtccaactctcacatccatacatgactactagaaaagacatggctttgactagagagacctttattggcaaagtaatgtctctgcttttaaatatgctgtctaggctggtcataactttcctgccaaggagtaagcgtct
Above is a genomic segment from Ovis canadensis isolate MfBH-ARS-UI-01 breed Bighorn chromosome 14, ARS-UI_OviCan_v2, whole genome shotgun sequence containing:
- the LOC138419165 gene encoding sialic acid-binding Ig-like lectin 5 isoform X8, which encodes MVPLLLLLPLLWGGSLQELQGYELRVQESVVVQACMDILVPCSFSYPWSSGNSRHSSDEPFIYWFREGDPHYSDAVATNDRKKRVKSETQGRFHLVGDPRDNDCSLSIQEARLSDSGVYYLRVERGRNVKYSYREKKLNLKVTEKPDIQFLEPLESGRRTSLTCSLSLACGQSHYLLFSWAGDTLDAMNPDTLHSSELTLTPRPQDHGTNLTCRVTLLGAQVTLERTVQLNVSYAPRNLRISLSFRNITAVKILQNTASILISEGQALQLLCVADSNPPAQLSWFQVSPTLESTPISSTGVLELPYSGTTEAELSCRAQNPLGSQNSSLGLFVFSPPELLGPSCSQEDEGLRCSCSSQARPAPSLRWRLGEGLLEGNFSNASFKVTSSSAGPWANGSLSLHEGLSSGLSLSCEALNIHGARSGSVLLLPGKPAFLVAGALGGAGAMALLCLFLCLLFFFILKSRRKQAATRPEGVEDEDPVMGTVAWGSRQKPCPDSPPDQMVLSPAEDAPPPGEQEELHYASLNFHEMTSREPQDQEATSTEYSEIKTS
- the LOC138419165 gene encoding sialic acid-binding Ig-like lectin 5 isoform X12 encodes the protein MVPLLLLLPLLWGGDPHYSDAVATNDRKKRVKSETQGRFHLVGDPRDNDCSLSIQEARLSDSGVYYLRVERGRNVKYSYREKKLNLKVTEKPDIQFLEPLESGRRTSLTCSLSLACGQSHYLLFSWAGDTLDAMNPDTLHSSELTLTPRPQDHGTNLTCRVTLLGAQVTLERTVQLNVSYAPRNLRISLSFRNITAVKILQNTASILISEGQALQLLCVADSNPPAQLSWFQVSPTLESTPISSTGVLELPYSGTTEAELSCRAQNPLGSQNSSLGLFVFSPPELLGPSCSQEDEGLRCSCSSQARPAPSLRWRLGEGLLEGNFSNASFKVTSSSAGPWANGSLSLHEGLSSGLSLSCEALNIHGARSGSVLLLPGKPAFLVAGALGGAGAMALLCLFLCLLFFFILKSRRKQAATRPEGVEDEDPVMGTVAWGSRQKPCPDSPPDQMVLSPAEDAPPPGEQEELHYASLNFHEMTSREPQDQEATSTEYSEIKTS
- the LOC138419165 gene encoding sialic acid-binding Ig-like lectin 5 isoform X1; the protein is MVPLLLLLPLLWGGSLQELQGYELRVQESVVVQACMDILVPCSFSYPWSSGNSRHSSDEPFIYWFREGDPHYSDAVATNDRKKRVKSETQGRFHLVGDPRDNDCSLSIQEARLSDSGVYYLRVERGRNVKYSYREKKLNLKVTEKPDIQFLEPLESGRRTSLTCSLSLACGQSHYLLFSWAGDTLDAMNPDTLHSSELTLTPRPQDHGTNLTCRVTLLGAQVTLERTVQLNVSYAPRNLRISLSFRNITAVKILQNTASILISEGQALQLLCVADSNPPAQLSWFQVSPTLESTPISSTGVLELPYSGTTEAELSCRAQNPLGSQNSSLGLFVFSPPELLGPSCSQEDEGLRCSCSSQARPAPSLRWRLGEGLLEGNFSNASFKVTSSSAGPWANGSLSLHEGLSSGLSLSCEALNIHGARSGSVLLLPGLKRLSRKFCKEAGGQETESWERDHLLAVFPAGKPAFLVAGALGGAGAMALLCLFLCLLFFFILKSRRKQAATRPEGVEDEDPVMGTVAWETWVQPLGWEDILEKRMATHSVFWPGESHGLYTPRGCQDSDTTEQPSLHYLSCPPFRRSTIHLAASFQLQGFQAKALPRQPP
- the LOC138419165 gene encoding sialic acid-binding Ig-like lectin 5 isoform X13; the protein is MVPLLLLLPLLWGGDPHYSDAVATNDRKKRVKSETQGRFHLVGDPRDNDCSLSIQEARLSDSGVYYLRVERGRNVKYSYREKKLNLKVTEKPDIQFLEPLESGRRTSLTCSLSLACGQSHYLLFSWAGDTLDAMNPDTLHSSELTLTPRPQDHGTNLTCRVTLLGAQVTLERTVQLNVSYAPRNLRISLSFRNITEGQALQLLCVADSNPPAQLSWFQVSPTLESTPISSTGVLELPYSGTTEAELSCRAQNPLGSQNSSLGLFVFSPPELLGPSCSQEDEGLRCSCSSQARPAPSLRWRLGEGLLEGNFSNASFKVTSSSAGPWANGSLSLHEGLSSGLSLSCEALNIHGARSGSVLLLPGKPAFLVAGALGGAGAMALLCLFLCLLFFFILKSRRKQAATRPEGVEDEDPVMGTVAWGSRQKPCPDSPPDQMVLSPAEDAPPPGEQEELHYASLNFHEMTSREPQDQEATSTEYSEIKTS